Proteins from one Synergistaceae bacterium genomic window:
- a CDS encoding helix-turn-helix transcriptional regulator, whose protein sequence is MREITGAGLSTRLQGLLHYNNTTLSRLIRKKTGRNFTGLLQERRLSQAAWFLLNTDERVDDIAYLVGYENMTHFHRIFTECYGKSPKHYRDGK, encoded by the coding sequence TTGAGGGAAATTACAGGAGCGGGACTCTCAACGAGATTGCAGGGGCTTCTCCACTACAACAACACGACACTCTCGCGCCTCATACGCAAAAAGACCGGGCGCAACTTCACCGGGCTTTTGCAGGAAAGGCGGCTATCCCAAGCGGCATGGTTTCTCCTGAACACGGACGAAAGAGTCGATGATATTGCGTACCTTGTCGGCTATGAGAACATGACTCACTTCCACAGAATTTTCACCGAGTGTTACGGGAAGAGTCCCAAGCACTACAGGGACGGCAAATGA